A window from Bdellovibrionales bacterium encodes these proteins:
- a CDS encoding 5-formyltetrahydrofolate cyclo-ligase — MSLRLNKMQAWGKRQWRDHLKALLQKESPHSSVQIQQQLCENLTEFIGQKQGIWAGYHALPQEPDLSPVFHHSEKIEWAFPRMEADHLTFYISQNFIKGPFGVMEPSEDSRKLDLEELTGVLVPGLGFNKKGNRLGKGRGFYDKALADYKGPKVGICFGCQVLAEDFPVEEHDINVDFVITENEIIQCK, encoded by the coding sequence ATGAGTTTGCGTCTAAATAAAATGCAAGCGTGGGGTAAACGCCAATGGCGTGACCACCTGAAGGCTCTTTTGCAAAAAGAGTCCCCGCATTCGTCCGTGCAAATCCAGCAACAACTCTGCGAAAATCTCACAGAATTTATCGGCCAGAAACAGGGTATTTGGGCAGGTTATCATGCCCTTCCTCAGGAACCTGATCTGAGTCCGGTGTTTCATCATTCCGAAAAAATCGAATGGGCGTTTCCGCGTATGGAAGCCGACCACCTGACTTTTTATATCTCGCAGAATTTCATCAAAGGTCCGTTCGGGGTGATGGAGCCTTCCGAGGATTCCCGTAAGTTGGATCTCGAAGAGCTCACCGGAGTTTTAGTTCCGGGTTTAGGATTTAATAAAAAAGGCAATCGTTTAGGTAAAGGCCGCGGGTTTTATGACAAAGCCCTGGCTGATTACAAAGGTCCTAAGGTTGGCATCTGTTTTGGCTGCCAAGTCCTTGCTGAGGACTTTCCGGTGGAAGAGCACGACATCAATGTCGACTTCGTCATCACCGAAAACGAGATTATTCAGTGTAAGTAA
- a CDS encoding cell division protein ZapA, whose amino-acid sequence MASEKKTYDFLIAGVPYKLKTSHDDATVQELVEFVNNKMDQALSVTKYGSFQNAAVLTALNVAEELILLKRKAHRELEKIEEKALKLSIDLENSKLNRTV is encoded by the coding sequence GTGGCATCTGAGAAAAAAACCTACGACTTCCTTATTGCGGGAGTCCCATATAAGTTAAAAACCTCCCATGATGATGCGACTGTTCAGGAACTCGTCGAATTTGTGAACAATAAAATGGATCAAGCTTTGTCCGTGACGAAGTATGGTTCTTTTCAAAATGCAGCAGTTCTAACAGCCCTTAACGTGGCAGAGGAACTCATTCTTCTCAAAAGAAAAGCTCACCGCGAGCTTGAGAAAATAGAAGAAAAAGCACTTAAACTCTCTATCGATCTAGAAAATTCCAAGCTCAACAGAACAGTTTAA
- the rny gene encoding ribonuclease Y codes for MEVVIASILGLVIGGVLVFVIKRIQDESQKKSARAEADRIINKAKSEAAKVKKDSETKAKDFEARARKNVEADIHKQKAQMKNKESQLERRLKEVDDQFKVKLEENDRFVGQLKDREEKVAITETRIKDLEKKAETHIGELKQKLESIAAMTAEEARRQLITALEDEAKVEAAKKISAIEEEAQKEADKKARRIISTALSRFASEYTSERTVSVLALPSDEMKGKIIGREGRNIRTLEAMCGVDLIVDDTPEAVVISGFDPVRRELAKRTIEKLMEDGRVHPARIEEVVEKQKNEITKSIKEEGERVVVELGIPNIHPELVKLIGSLKYRSTHAQNVLNHSLEVAYIAGLLAGEMGMNVKQARRAGILHEIGRAIEHTAEGSYALVGAEWAKKYGESEEICHAIRAHQDDEKPTSALAWIIHAANILSASRPGARRPHMDAYIHRLEDLESIGNSFDGVLKTFALQAGREVRVMVESAKVTDDQSTMLARDIARKIEREMPQAGQVKVTVVRESRTVEHAR; via the coding sequence ATGGAAGTTGTTATCGCATCGATTCTTGGATTGGTTATCGGGGGCGTTCTTGTCTTCGTTATCAAAAGAATTCAAGACGAGTCCCAAAAGAAATCAGCCCGTGCTGAAGCAGACCGCATTATTAACAAAGCAAAGTCTGAAGCTGCAAAGGTGAAGAAAGATTCTGAAACAAAAGCGAAGGATTTTGAAGCCCGCGCGCGTAAGAATGTTGAGGCCGATATTCATAAGCAAAAAGCTCAGATGAAGAATAAAGAATCTCAGCTGGAGCGTCGTCTTAAAGAAGTCGACGATCAGTTCAAGGTGAAGCTGGAAGAGAATGACCGTTTTGTCGGTCAGTTGAAAGACCGCGAAGAAAAAGTCGCCATCACTGAAACACGCATTAAAGACCTCGAGAAAAAAGCAGAGACTCACATCGGTGAATTGAAGCAGAAGCTAGAATCCATTGCAGCGATGACGGCAGAAGAAGCTCGTCGTCAGTTGATCACAGCACTTGAGGACGAAGCAAAAGTCGAAGCAGCTAAGAAAATCTCTGCCATCGAAGAAGAAGCACAAAAAGAAGCCGACAAAAAAGCTCGTCGCATTATCAGCACGGCATTATCTCGCTTTGCTTCTGAGTACACGTCTGAAAGAACTGTCAGCGTTTTGGCTCTGCCAAGCGATGAAATGAAAGGTAAAATCATCGGTCGTGAAGGCCGGAACATCCGTACTTTGGAAGCCATGTGCGGTGTGGATTTGATCGTCGATGATACTCCGGAAGCGGTTGTTATCTCTGGTTTCGATCCGGTTCGCCGTGAACTGGCGAAACGTACGATTGAAAAGTTGATGGAAGACGGCCGCGTTCATCCAGCGCGTATCGAAGAGGTCGTTGAAAAACAAAAGAACGAAATTACTAAATCCATCAAAGAAGAAGGCGAGCGCGTGGTTGTGGAGCTCGGAATTCCGAACATCCACCCAGAGCTCGTAAAATTGATCGGTAGCCTCAAGTACCGTTCAACCCATGCTCAAAACGTCTTGAATCATTCTTTGGAAGTGGCTTACATCGCTGGCTTGCTCGCCGGCGAAATGGGCATGAATGTGAAGCAAGCTCGCCGTGCGGGGATCTTGCATGAAATCGGCCGTGCGATTGAGCACACAGCTGAAGGCAGTTATGCATTGGTTGGTGCAGAGTGGGCGAAAAAATACGGTGAATCTGAAGAGATCTGCCATGCGATCCGTGCTCACCAAGATGATGAGAAACCAACGTCTGCTTTGGCGTGGATTATCCATGCCGCAAATATCTTGTCAGCATCTCGTCCGGGCGCGCGTCGTCCGCACATGGATGCTTACATCCATCGTTTGGAAGATCTTGAAAGTATCGGCAATAGCTTCGACGGCGTCTTGAAAACATTTGCATTGCAAGCCGGCCGTGAAGTGCGTGTGATGGTGGAAAGTGCTAAAGTGACTGACGATCAATCAACCATGCTTGCGCGTGATATCGCTCGTAAGATCGAGCGTGAAATGCCGCAAGCTGGCCAGGTTAAAGTCACCGTGGTTCGTGAGAGCCGCACTGTTGAACACGCGAGGTAA